A portion of the Sphaerodactylus townsendi isolate TG3544 unplaced genomic scaffold, MPM_Stown_v2.3 scaffold_20, whole genome shotgun sequence genome contains these proteins:
- the LOC125425174 gene encoding ferritin heavy chain A-like yields MTSQVKQNYHPECEAAVNQLVNLELSASYVYLSMASHFDRDDVALSHVAKFFREQSQEEREHAEKFLRYQNKRGGRIVLKDIKKPDQDDWGTSLEALQKSLQLEKTVNQALLDLHKLATEKGDPHLCDFLESKYLDEQVKVIKRVGDHITNLKRLEVPQSGMGEYLFDKLTLGERS; encoded by the exons ATGACATCCCAGGTGAAGCAGAATTACCATCCTGAATGTGAAGCGGCTGTGAACCAGCTAGTGAACTTGGAGCTCTCCGCTAGTTATGTCTACCTTTCGATG gCCTCTCACTTTGACCGTGATGACGTCGCCTTGAGCCACGTGGCCAAGTTCTTCAGGGAGCAGTCCCAAGAAGAGAGGGAGCATGCAGAGAAGTTCCTGAGGTACCAGAACAAGCGAGGGGGTCGCATTGTACTCAAGGACATCAAG AAGCCCGACCAGGACGACTGGGGTACCAGCTTGGAAGCCTTGCAGAAATCTTTGCAGTTGGAGAAGACTGTGAACCAAGCTCTGCTGGACCTGCACAAGCTGGCAACCGAGAAGGGCGACCCCCAT CTCTGTGACTTCCTGGAGTCCAAATACCTGGACGAGCAAGTGAAGGTCATCAAGAGGGTAGGGGACCACATCACCAATCTGAAACGCCTGGAGGTGCCCCAGAGCGGCATGGGAGAGTACCTGTTTGACAAGCTCACCTTGGGTGAAAGGAGCTGA